From one Pelecanus crispus isolate bPelCri1 chromosome 21, bPelCri1.pri, whole genome shotgun sequence genomic stretch:
- the IKBKB gene encoding inhibitor of nuclear factor kappa-B kinase subunit beta isoform X2, whose translation MSAASALRYLHENRIIHRDLKPENIVLQQGEQRLIHKIIDLGYAKELDQGSLCTSFVGTLQYLAPELLEQQKYTVTVDYWSFGTLAFECITGFRPFLPNWQPVQWHTKVRQKSELDIVVSEDLSGEVKFSSSLPCPNNLNSVLAGRLEKWLQLMLMWHPRQRGTDPTYGPNGCFKALDDILNLKLLHVLNMVTGTVHTYPVTEEETLQTVKARIQADTGIPEQDQELLQEAGLALFSQKLATKHIADSKVNDTAAGDTDLLFLFDNQKVAYEAQVALRPHPESVDCILQDPKKNLHFFQLRKVWGQIWHTIRMLKEDCNRLQQGQRAAMMNLLRYNSTLSKMKNSMASLSQQLKAKLDFFKTSIQIDLEKYKEQIEFGITSEKLLFAWKEMEQAVELCGREDDVEQLVKKMMALQTDIVDLQRSPLGRKQGGTLEDLEEQARELYRRLREKPRDQRTSGDSQEIVRLLLQAIQTFEKKVRVIYAQLSKTVVCKQKALELFPRVEKVMNLMNEDEETVVRLQEKRQKELWNLLKIACSKVRGPVTGSPESMNTSRLGSPGQLLLQVPSGTYNLSESVRKSEELLLESQKLCSQLENVMHDTMKDQEQSFMALDWSWLQLQVEETNSPEQTQM comes from the exons ATGAGTGCCG CTTCTGCTCTCAGGTACCTTCACGAGAACAGGATTATCCACAGAGACTTGAAACCAGAGAACATTGTGCTGCAGCAAGGAGAGCAAAGG TTAATACACAAAATCATTGACCTTGGTTATGCTAAGGAGTTGGATCAGGGTAGCCTATGCACATCCTTTGTTGGGACTCTACAGTACTTG GCTCCAGAGCTGCTAGAACAGCAGAAGTATACGGTGACAGTGGATTACTGGAGCTTTGGTACGCTGGCCTTTGAGTGCATTACAGGCTTCCGACCGTTCCTACCCAACTGGCAGCCAGTGCAATG GCATACAAAAGTGCGGCAGAAGAGTGAGCTGGATATTGTTGTTTCAGAAGACTTATCTGGAGAAGTCAAATTTTCTAGCAGTTTACCCTGCCCAAATAACCTAAACAG TGTTTTGGCTgggaggctggagaaatggctgcaacTCATGTTAATGTGGCACCCACGGCAGAGAGGTACAGATCCTACGTATGGACCCAATGGGTGTTTCAAAGCTTTGGATGACATTTTGAACTTGAAG TTGCTTCATGTTTTGAACATGGTTACGGGAACTGTACACACCTACCCTGTGACAGAGGAGGAGACTCTGCAGACTGTGAAGGCCAGGATCCAGGCAGATACAGGAATCCCAGAGCAGGACCAGGAGCTACTGCAGGAAGCTGGACTTGCATTGTTTTCTCAGAAGTTGGCCACTAAGCATATAGCTGATAGCAAG GTTAATGATACTGCAGCTGGAGACACagacctcctcttcctcttcgATAATCAGAAAGTTGCCTATGAGGCTCAAGTTGCCTTGCGTCCTCATCCAGAAAGCGTTGACTGCATCC TTCAGGATCCAAAGAAGAATCTCCACTTTTTCCAGTTGCGGAAAGTGTGGGGTCAGATCTGGCACACAATCCGGATGCTGAAAGAGGACTGTAACCGGCTTCAGCAAGGGCAGCGAGCAGCCAT GATGAATCTGTTGCGTTACAACAGTACCCTCTCAAAGATGAAGAATTCTATGGCCTCCCTTTCccagcagctgaaagcaaagctgGACTTCTTTAAAACAAGCATCCAAATCGATCTGGAGAAGTATAAAGAGCAGATTGAATTTGGAATTA CTTCTGAGAAGCTGCTGTTTGCCTGGAAAGAGATGGAGCAAGCTGTGGAACTTTGTGGGCGG GAGGATGATGTGGAACAGCTAGTGAAGAAGATGATGGCCCTGCAGACAGACATTGTGGACCTGCAGAGAAGCCCGCTAGGTCGTAAACAAGGAGGAACACTGGAGGATTT AGAAGAACAAGCCAGAGAGCTGTACCGGAGATTGAGAGAGAAGCCAAGAG ATCAGAGGACAAGTGGTGACAGCCAAGAAATAGTACGACTGCTCCTACAAGCAATCCAgacctttgaaaaaaaagtccGAGTCATTTATGCTCAGCTCAG taaAACTGTAGTTTGCAAGCAGAAGGCACTGGAATTGTTCCCCAGAGTGGAGAAAGTGATGAATCTGATGAATGAAGACGAGGAAACAGTTGTTAGGCTTCAGGAGAAACGACAGAAAGAACTGTGGAACTTGCTGAAGATTGCTTGT aGTAAGGTACGTGGTCCTGTTACTGGCAGTCCAGAGAGCATGAACACATCACGTCTTGGTAGCCCtggtcagctgctgctgcaggtcccTTCTGGAACTTACAATTTATCAGAATCTGTCAGGAAAAG
- the IKBKB gene encoding inhibitor of nuclear factor kappa-B kinase subunit beta isoform X1 encodes MSRPPALQAQTCGPWEMKERLGTGGFGNVIRWHNKETGEQVAIKQCRQELSPRNRDRWALEIQIMKRLNHPNVVAARDVPEGMQKLAPNDLPLLAMEYCQGGDLRKYLNQLENCCGLREEAILILLSDIASALRYLHENRIIHRDLKPENIVLQQGEQRLIHKIIDLGYAKELDQGSLCTSFVGTLQYLAPELLEQQKYTVTVDYWSFGTLAFECITGFRPFLPNWQPVQWHTKVRQKSELDIVVSEDLSGEVKFSSSLPCPNNLNSVLAGRLEKWLQLMLMWHPRQRGTDPTYGPNGCFKALDDILNLKLLHVLNMVTGTVHTYPVTEEETLQTVKARIQADTGIPEQDQELLQEAGLALFSQKLATKHIADSKVNDTAAGDTDLLFLFDNQKVAYEAQVALRPHPESVDCILQDPKKNLHFFQLRKVWGQIWHTIRMLKEDCNRLQQGQRAAMMNLLRYNSTLSKMKNSMASLSQQLKAKLDFFKTSIQIDLEKYKEQIEFGITSEKLLFAWKEMEQAVELCGREDDVEQLVKKMMALQTDIVDLQRSPLGRKQGGTLEDLEEQARELYRRLREKPRDQRTSGDSQEIVRLLLQAIQTFEKKVRVIYAQLSKTVVCKQKALELFPRVEKVMNLMNEDEETVVRLQEKRQKELWNLLKIACSKVRGPVTGSPESMNTSRLGSPGQLLLQVPSGTYNLSESVRKSEELLLESQKLCSQLENVMHDTMKDQEQSFMALDWSWLQLQVEETNSPEQTQM; translated from the exons atGAGCCGGCCGCCCGCCCTGCAGGCGCAGACCTGCGGCCCCTGGGAGATGAAGGAGCGGCTCGGCACCGGCGGCTTCGGCAACGTCATCCGCTGGCACAACAAG GAGACCGGCGAGCAGGTGGCCATCAAGCAGTGCCGGCAGGAGCTGAGCCCGCGCAACCGCGACCGCTGGGCGCTGGAGATCCAGATCATGAAGAG GCTGAACCATCCCAATGTAGTGGCTGCCCGTGACGTCCCTGAAGGGATGCAGAAGCTTGCACCAAATGACTTGCCATTGCTGGCCATGGAGTATTGCCAAGGCGGAGACCTCCGCAAG TACCTGAATCAGCTGGAGAATTGCTGTGGCTTGCGGGAAGAAGCTATTCTCATCTTGTTATCTGATATTG CTTCTGCTCTCAGGTACCTTCACGAGAACAGGATTATCCACAGAGACTTGAAACCAGAGAACATTGTGCTGCAGCAAGGAGAGCAAAGG TTAATACACAAAATCATTGACCTTGGTTATGCTAAGGAGTTGGATCAGGGTAGCCTATGCACATCCTTTGTTGGGACTCTACAGTACTTG GCTCCAGAGCTGCTAGAACAGCAGAAGTATACGGTGACAGTGGATTACTGGAGCTTTGGTACGCTGGCCTTTGAGTGCATTACAGGCTTCCGACCGTTCCTACCCAACTGGCAGCCAGTGCAATG GCATACAAAAGTGCGGCAGAAGAGTGAGCTGGATATTGTTGTTTCAGAAGACTTATCTGGAGAAGTCAAATTTTCTAGCAGTTTACCCTGCCCAAATAACCTAAACAG TGTTTTGGCTgggaggctggagaaatggctgcaacTCATGTTAATGTGGCACCCACGGCAGAGAGGTACAGATCCTACGTATGGACCCAATGGGTGTTTCAAAGCTTTGGATGACATTTTGAACTTGAAG TTGCTTCATGTTTTGAACATGGTTACGGGAACTGTACACACCTACCCTGTGACAGAGGAGGAGACTCTGCAGACTGTGAAGGCCAGGATCCAGGCAGATACAGGAATCCCAGAGCAGGACCAGGAGCTACTGCAGGAAGCTGGACTTGCATTGTTTTCTCAGAAGTTGGCCACTAAGCATATAGCTGATAGCAAG GTTAATGATACTGCAGCTGGAGACACagacctcctcttcctcttcgATAATCAGAAAGTTGCCTATGAGGCTCAAGTTGCCTTGCGTCCTCATCCAGAAAGCGTTGACTGCATCC TTCAGGATCCAAAGAAGAATCTCCACTTTTTCCAGTTGCGGAAAGTGTGGGGTCAGATCTGGCACACAATCCGGATGCTGAAAGAGGACTGTAACCGGCTTCAGCAAGGGCAGCGAGCAGCCAT GATGAATCTGTTGCGTTACAACAGTACCCTCTCAAAGATGAAGAATTCTATGGCCTCCCTTTCccagcagctgaaagcaaagctgGACTTCTTTAAAACAAGCATCCAAATCGATCTGGAGAAGTATAAAGAGCAGATTGAATTTGGAATTA CTTCTGAGAAGCTGCTGTTTGCCTGGAAAGAGATGGAGCAAGCTGTGGAACTTTGTGGGCGG GAGGATGATGTGGAACAGCTAGTGAAGAAGATGATGGCCCTGCAGACAGACATTGTGGACCTGCAGAGAAGCCCGCTAGGTCGTAAACAAGGAGGAACACTGGAGGATTT AGAAGAACAAGCCAGAGAGCTGTACCGGAGATTGAGAGAGAAGCCAAGAG ATCAGAGGACAAGTGGTGACAGCCAAGAAATAGTACGACTGCTCCTACAAGCAATCCAgacctttgaaaaaaaagtccGAGTCATTTATGCTCAGCTCAG taaAACTGTAGTTTGCAAGCAGAAGGCACTGGAATTGTTCCCCAGAGTGGAGAAAGTGATGAATCTGATGAATGAAGACGAGGAAACAGTTGTTAGGCTTCAGGAGAAACGACAGAAAGAACTGTGGAACTTGCTGAAGATTGCTTGT aGTAAGGTACGTGGTCCTGTTACTGGCAGTCCAGAGAGCATGAACACATCACGTCTTGGTAGCCCtggtcagctgctgctgcaggtcccTTCTGGAACTTACAATTTATCAGAATCTGTCAGGAAAAG